aaaaacctcaaaaaatcatctaaAATCTTTATCTttttgaatagggaaaagcctctgtgagtagaacaacGCAAATGTTctctctcaaaaaggcataaaaaccctatcatttttcgtaaaatgttataTTTAATACAATTCCACTAAAACTACAATGCATTATAAAACATGATTTGATGcctttcattttgaaaaattcagttgaaaaattgaataataataaataagtaaTTAGTTAATAAACccaaaaaacccaaaaaaatcatctaaaaaTATAACAGGAGCTAAAATAAACTCTACAACacgtaacaaaaacaaaacatccttaatcattaattctaaaaataattaaaaaccgCCCTCGCCACCACGCCTATCATGCACAACAATAAGCTAGAACAGCAACAATTTAGGAGACTCACTCCTTTCGTTGCCTTCAgcttttcattctcctgtttcaatttttcattttcggcCCTAATATTCCAAAGACTTCTTTCAGCTTTCATCTTCCTGAATATGGCATCTTCGATTTCTGAAAAATTAGTTGGTTCCCAATCGAACACATCCTTGTCGTCAGCCCGAAGATATGTGTCATTGGGAACCAACGGCGGCGGCCTTTCATTCTCGATAAAATCCATGTTCGAATGAGCAATGCTCCAAAACCATACCTGGGGTCTATCGCTCGGCACAAGTGGTGGCGGAATTTCATCTTCGATCCAATCCACATCTGGATAGATGTACTTCTTATTGTGGGCTGGTTCGACTGGAAAGCGATCTTTTTTTGGTCCACCTCCATCTCCTCCTGCTTCCTGGTAGGCCCGAGAACTTTTGGGGCCTCCTAATCCTGTGGGAATCCTTGGCTTGAAGGTCATTTGCTTCATTTTCCTGGCTGAAGGTTATATTACTTGCTCTTTTCTTGTTGTTATAACCTTCAGTGAGCATTGTTATTCCATACACACAATGCTTGCTTTGATCGAATCAAAATGCAAGGAAAAAGCTTCCGGCCtacttttgcattatttttcttTCTGACATTATTATGTGTATGATTTTATAtggtgtaaaatgaaaaaatactattgacgaaaaatgtaacgaaaacgtttttggttttgttcggtatttttcaattgttcaatggttTGAAAAGTGTTCTAAAGGAAGGATATGTGtattgtcaaatcagaaaattcaGCCGAAACCATTTGTGCCTCAGTAATTTATCTGCCAATGCTAAGGAAATATCCGGAATCGATGAACTTTTTGTGGCAAAACTCGCACTCGATTTTTTCCTCATCGGGGAGCACAAGCAAATGACGATCACTGTTGGAACAATGCTTATAACGTGGAATGTGCGTAACATCATTGAATGAAAAAGAAGAACATTAATTTCAACATTTACATATCTTTATTGAAATACCAACTATGTCGAGTTTTAATTGTCATAATTCAACCGAAATGATCGCTCGTTATCCTTCCTCAGTGTATCGTGCATTTTACCAATTTCCTCCAAACGGGAGGTTATGCTGGAGGTGGATGATTCAATCCATTGTAGAGAATTCATGTGAGCATTTAGTATCTTTCCAATCTGCACCAAAGGATCGCTCGGATCGGAGTATTTGTTCGACTCGTTTAAATGTTCAATCACTTCCTTGAGATCCTCGGACATTTGTTTGAGCTGCGAGTCTAATGTTTCCGCCATTGAATAAGTTTGGCCTCGTTCGATATCAACCTGAACGATTTTGGAAAGTTCCTCCTCGAGCGGTATAATACACTCCTCCAAATCGGTATGCTGAGCAGTGACGAATTCTAGCTCCTGCTCCATTGCATCTTACTCGGCCTTCACCTTCTCGACAGCCTCATTGAGGGCAACTATTTTTTCGCCATTGCCCAACAAAAGTTTATCCCAAGCGTTCACCTGGGTTAGTAAAAAGCTTCTCCTGTTCCTCCAACTCGAGCGTCCATTTGTTTATGAATTCTTCCAACTGACAGAAGTTCAGCTGTGTACCGGATACCGAAGATGACTGAGTTGTTTGCGTGGTCGTTGTCAAATTTGCCGCCGACTGAGCTGCTGGATTTGAAGCGGTGAAACTTCCCAACGTTAATTGACCGGCTGCTGTAGATGCTGCTGTGACCGAAGTTGTAGCTGTAAGACCTGCACCGAAACTAAGTGTCGGAGCACTAGATGAGGTAGCAGCTGCAGCAGACGTGGTAGAGCCGTAACTCCGAATGTAGACGCGCCAAATCCGAAACCAGTACTGGCGGTCGTCACTGGATTGGTGGTGCCCATCGTTGGCGCAACGCTCGCAACCGGGTTACCGAAAGTAAAACTCATTTTGCTGCTAACAACAATTTTACGTGCGAAAACTGAACAGGACGAGACGCGAAACACGATGGAAGCAAAGGTAAACATATATTCTGACGTGACAGTTCTATAAACAATAATTTCCAATGTCGTTCTTTCATATCGTTTCCAGATAATGCAAGCTTTTTAAATTTAGGGTTCCCAGAAAGAATCAAATCACAGACTTTATGAATGGCATTTGATTTATAACCAGATGGTGCAAcgactaaaataattatttgaaattCGTCTGAATTTTTCTCCAAATTTCACGGTTCAAGCTGGATGATTCGGAtcagggctagttattttcgaagataataaatgtgattgaatttcaTACATACACCTCCCACTTtcactacagtcattttcggtggattaatttcaaCCTATCGGGGGGTGAAGTGGAAACTAaatgcaagtgattgaagaatcttgaacgagaatgaatgaatattatacgagaatattataatgtcgagatgTGGTAGAAGTTCTATTaagtttatagtaaaaagaaatTGTGAAGGATTCTAATTGagcttttacaatttccttttactatgagCGTTCActtattaagaaaacgtgaatgattgaaagtattcataacaataaaaatccattctgggcgggacgaagttaggcgggtcagctagtgaacaaTAAAATCCTGATGAAACGGTGAGTACAGATCGTTACCGACAACAAATGTAAAAAAGAGCGAGTGTTGGAAAGTGTGAAAGTGGATGTGAGAAAGtgagtaaaatgatgaaaataataaactgagaatgtgaaaaagtggCAAAGTGCGAAAGTGAGAAAATAAGAATGAGATGAAGAGATGGGAATAAattgagaaaaagagaaaaagataaaaagagaaagagataaagagagaaagataaagagataaagagataaaaagaTACAGAGATAcagagataaagagagaaagagataaatagataaagagataaatgaGGTGAAGAGATAAGGcgaaaagagataaagagatgaagagatgaatagatgaagagataaagagatatagAGATAAagtgataaagagataaagagataaagaaataaaaagataaaaggaTAAAGAGATCAAAAGACCAAGAGATGAACAGATAAAGTGATTAAGAGATAGAGAGATGAAGAGACCGGAAAAgttgaagagaaagagaaaaagagagatttgattgttttgaaaacaaaaaaagccgAATACAGCTGACAAAAAACCCTTCAAATGATATTTGCGTTTGGAGGGACTAGTGcaaattattataataaaacaaaatggaatacatttttaaaggttttatttgaaatcaatcatattttttcgaCAATCAAGAATTGTTCTTGTTTAAGAATAgagaaaagcctctgtgagtagaacaatacaatattctttctcagaaaggcataaaaaccctatcatttttcgttaaatgttattaaattcaattaaaaatttaaatagcattgaataaaaaataaattactaagCCTAAAAACCTCAACGagacttaaaactaaaaaacctcaaaaaatcatctaaAATCTTTATCTttttgaatagggaaaagcctctgtgagtagaacaacGCAAATGTTctctctcaaaaaggcataaaaaccctatcatttttcgtaaaatgttataTTTAATACAATTCCACTAAAACTACAATGCATTATAAAACATGATTTGATGCctttcattttgaaaaaattcaattaaaaaattgaataataataaataagtaaGTAGTTAATAAAcccaaaaacccaaaaaatcatCTACAAATATAACAGGAGCTAAAATAAACTCTACAACacgtaacaaaaacaaaacatccttaattattaattctaaaaataattgaaaaccgCCCTCGCCACCACGCCTATCATGCACAACAATAAGCTAAAACAGCAACAATTTAGGAGACTCACTCCTTTCATTGCCTTCAGCTTTTTATTCTcctgtttcaatttttcattttcggcCCTAATATTCCAAAGACTTCTTTCAGCTTTCATCTTCCTGAATATGGCATCTTCGATTTCTGAAAAATTAGTTGGTTCCCAATCGAACACATCCTCGTCGTCAGCCCGAAGATATGTGTCATTGGGAACCAACGGCGGCGGCCTTTCATTCTCGATAAAATTCATGTTCGAATGAGCAATGCTCCAAAACCATACCTGGGGTCTATCGCTCGGCACAAGTGGTGGCGGAATTTCATCTTCAATCCAATCCACATCTGGATAGATGTACTTCTTATTGTGGGCTGGTTCGACTGGAAAGCGATCTTTTTTTGGTCCACCTCCATCTCCTCCTGCTTCCTGGTAGGCCCGAGAACTTTTGGGGCCTCCTAATCCTGTGGGAATCCTTGGCTTGAAGGTCATTTGCTTCATTTTCCTGGCTGAAGGTTATATTACTTGCTCTTTTCTTGTTGTTATAACCTTCAGTGAGCATTGTTATTCCATACACACAATGCTTGCTTTGATCGAATCAAAATGCAAGGAAAAAGCTTCCGGCCtacttttgcattatttttcttTCTGACATTATTATGTGTATGATTTTATAtggtgtaaaatgaaaaaatactattgacgaaaaatgtaacgaaaacgtttttggttttgttcggtatttttcaattgttcaatggttTGAAAAGTGTTCTAAAGGAAGGATATGTGtattgtcaaatcagaaaattcgGCCGAAACCATTTGTGCCTCAGTAATTTATCTGCCAATGCTAAGGAAATATCCGGAATCGATGAACTTTTTGTGGCAAAACTCGCACTCGATTTTTTCCTCATCGGGGAGCACAAGCAAATGACGATCACTGTTGGAACAATGCTTATAATGTGGAATGTGCGTAACATCATTGAATGAAAAAGAAGAACATTAATTTCAACATTTACATATCTTTATTGAAATACCAACTATGTCGAGTTTTAATTGTCATAATTCAACCGAAATGATCGCTCGTTATCCTTCCTCAGTGTATCGTGCATTTTACCAATTTCCTCCAAACGGGAGGTTATGCTGGAGGTGGATGATTCAATCCATTGTAGAGAATTCATGTGAGCATTTAGTATCTTTCCAATCTGCACCAAAGGATCGCTCGGATCGGAGTATTTGTTCGACTCGATATCAGTTTCGTAAGTTTCGATATCAACCTGAACGATTTTGGAAAGTTCCTCCTCGAGCGGTATAATACACTCCTCCAAATCGCTGTGTACCGGATACCGAAGATGACTGAGTTGTTTGCGTGGTCGTTGTCAAATTTGCCGCCGGCTGAGCTGCTGGATTTGAAACGGTGAAACTTCCCAACGTTAATTGACCGGCAGCTGTAGATGCTGCTGTGACCGAAGTTGTAGCTGTAAGACCTGCACCGAAACTAAGTGTCGGAGCACTAGATGAGGTAGCAGCTGCAGCAGACGTGGTAGAGCCGGAACTCCGAATGTAGACGCGCCAAATCCGAAACCAGTACTGGCGGTCGTCACTGGATTGGTGGTGCCCATCGTTGGCGCAACGCTCGCAACCGGGTTACCGAAAGTAAAACTCATTTTGCTGCTAACAACAATTTTACGTGCGAAAACTGAACAGGACGAGACGCGAAACACGATGGAAGCAAAGGTAAACATATATTCTGACGTGACAATTCTATAAACAATAATTTCCAATATCGTTCTTTCATATCGTTTCCAGATAATGCAAGCTTTTTAAATTTAGGGTTCCCAGAAAGAATCAAATCACAGACTTTATGAATGGCATTTGATTTATAACCAGATGGTGCAACGACTAAAATAATTATTCGAAATTCGTCTGAATTTTTCTCCAAATTTCACGGTTCAAGCTGGATGATTCGGAtcagggctagttattttcgaagataataaatgtgattgaatttcaTACATACACCTCCCACTTtcactacagtcattttcggtggattaatttcaaCCTATCGGGGGGTGAAGTGGAAACTAaatgcaagtgattgaagaatcttgaacgagaatgaatgaatattatacgagaatattataatgtcgagatgTGGTAGAAGTTCTATTaagtttatagtaaaaagaaatTGTGAAGGATTCTAATTGagcttttacaatttccttttactatgagCGTTCActtattaagaaaacgtgaatgattgaaagtattcataacaataaaaatccattctgggcgggacgaagttaggcgggtcagctagtgaacaaTAAAATCCTGATGAAACGGTGAGTACAGATCGTTACCGACAACAAATGTAAAAAAGAGCGAATGTTGGAAAGTGTGAAAGTGGATGTGAGAAAGtgagtaaaatgatgaaaataataaactgagaatgtgaaaaagtggCAAAGTGCGAAAGTGAGAAAATAAGAATGAGATGAAGAGTTGGGAATAAattgagaaaaagagaaaaagataaaaagagaaagagataaagagagaaagataaagagataaaaagaTGCAGAGACAcagagataaagagagaaagagataaatagataaagagataaatgaGGTGAAGAGATAAGGcgaaaagagataaagagatgaagagatgaatagatgaagagataaagagatatagagataaagaaataaagagataaagtgataaagagataaagagataaagaaataaaaagataaaaggaTAAAGAGATCAAAAGACCAAGAGATGAACAGATAAAGTGATTAAGAGATAGAGAGATGAAGAGACCGGAAAGgttgaagagaaagagaaaaagagagatttgattgttttgaaaacaaaaaaagccgAATACAGCAGACAAAAAACCCTTCAAATGATATTTGCGTTTGGAGGGACTAGTGcaaattattataataaaacaaaatggaatacatttttaaaggttttatttgaaatcaatcatattttttcgaCAATCAAGAATTGTTCTTGTTtaagaatagggaaaagcctctgtgagtagaacaatacaatattctttctcagaaaggcataaaaaccctatcatttttcgttaaatgttattaaattcaattaaaaatttaaatagcaatgaataaaaaataaattactaaacctAAAAACCTCAACgagactaaaaactaaaaaacctcAAAAATTCATCTAAAATCTTTATCTttttgaatagggaaaagcctctgtgagtagaacaacGCAAATGTTctctctcaaaaaggcataaaaaccctatcatttttcgtaaaatgttataTTAAATACAATTCCACTAAAACTACAATGCATTATAAAACATGATTTGATGcctttcattttgaaaaattcaattaaaaaatttaataataataaataagtaaTTAGTTAATAAACccaaaaaaacccaaaaaaaatcatctaaaaaTATAACAGGATCTAAAATAAACTCTACAACACGTAACAatatgacggcgccagtggttgtatggttagcgtaacagcctcacaatccgatcggcctgggttcaatcccagctggcgtcgttgggattttctgaggcgaaaaatctctggttacgtcttccttcggagcggaagtaaaagaagttggcccggctcatgagttgttgagtctgataggtaggaacaggtggagtcgcctccctgatgtcggtgattggcactaaagtggcggaaataggccgacgaaaaataagcgaagataaaaaaaaaaaaaaaaaaaaaacacgtaacaaaaacaaaacatccttaattattaattctaaaaataattaaaaaccgCCCTCGCCACCACGCCTATCATGCACAACAATAAGCTAGAACAGCAACAATTTAGGAGACTCACTCCTTTCGTTGCCTTCAgcttttcattctcctgtttcaatttttcattttcggcCCTAATATTCCAAAGACTTCTTTCAGCTTTCATCTTCCTGAATATGGCATCTTCGATTTCTGAAAAATTAGTTGGTTCCCAATCGAACACATCCTCGTCGTCAGCCCGAAGATATGTGTCATTGGGAACCAACGGCGGCGGCCTTTCATTCTCGATAAAATCCATGTTCGAATGAGCAATGCTCCAAAACCATACCTGGGGTCTATCGCTCGGCACAAGTGGTGGCGGAATTTCATCTTCGATCCAATCCACATCTGGATAGATGTACTTCTTATTGTGGGCTGGTTCGACTGGAAAGCGATCTTTTTTTGGTCCACCTCCATCTCCTCCTGCTTCCTGGTAGGCCCGAGAACTTTTGGGGCCTCCTAATCCTGTGGGAATCCTTGGCTTGAAGGTCATTTGCTTCATTTTCCTGGCTGAAGGTTATATTACTTGCTCTTTTCTTGTTGTTATAACCTTCAGTGAGCATTGTTATTGGCAACACGGATTCGCGAGTTTCTTATCACCCTAACAATGTACCACAGGGAGATGTGAAATGGGCGAAAGTCTGACAAATGTAAGATCGATAAGGCAGTTTCAgagatcaataaaaaaaaacaacaaccatcttgaaattgattaCAAAACGTTATTCTGAATTCCTTAAATTGTTCATAATTAATTGTGCCTAATTGGTgaataaatcacatcaggaccGCAACTTATTGTTACGACACGGCGGGTAGATTAGAGTAGAGGACGAATAAATGTAAGCAACGAACAAAtgtaaaacataaaaacaatgaACTAAAAGAATTGAATTACAGCTTAAAGCATATACTCAAACAAAACATACGAGTTCGCTATAAAGAAGTCCGAAACGAAAACCGCTCCCGTAACAACAAACTTTAAGATTTATTCTTTGAAGTTTATTAAGACCTCGTAAAATGATGCCGGTAGATCAACCAATTCCGAATGAAGTATCCACTGATGCTCTGTGCATTGTATGCAAGCAGCTAAATGAGGCAGATGCCAAGATGGTGCAGTGCGATGGATGCACTCGctggattcatttttcgtgcgcCGGGGTTGGCGATAGCATAGAAGCAGATGATAGAAGTTACCATTGCGTAGTATGTCGACCGAGGGGTTCGCGTGCACCATCAACGGCGAAATCGACAGCGTCGACGAGCGCAAGTGCACGACAAGCAAAACTGCAGTTGGAGATGCAGCAATTGGCAGAGGAAAAGGAACTCCAGGCCAAGATGGTGGCTGAAAAAGCAGACCAGGACAAGGAATTGCAGGAGAAAGCTATACGAATGGAGAAGGAAAGAAAGGAGAAGGTGAGGGCGGATCAACTGAAGTTAGAGAAGGAGTTCATGGATCGGAAGTATAAGTTGCTTCACGCGCAATTGAACGAGGATGCCAGAACGAGCTCAAGAGTGAGTGTAAGAAGCGGTGATACAGCCAAAAGTGTCGAAAAGGTTCGATGCTGGATCGACAACCACCAAGGGATTATGAATACCAAATCTGGAAAAGTTATTTCCACTGGATTCATACCGGAAGCGGGTGATGATGTCGTACCAAAGCCAGTAGTACCGGTAGAAAACACAGTAGTTCAAAGCAGTTCGTCTACTGTTCCAGCTCGAGTCAACAATAAAACGGGGGAAGCGAGTAATATTGTCGCACGGCCTAGTGTACTTGCGAAACTTGCGAGAAACTTCCGTTAGCGACGGAAATCCAATCCTATCACTCCCATCATTGGTTCAATCAACGCCCCGGACAGCACCTGTATCGTATACGAGTATTCCCATCGTTCAGCGTAAAGTATCGTGGCAGAATCCGTCGGCAGCTCCACAATTGACTCCTGCAGTAACTGCAACCGTCGTTAGCAGTTCATTGCTTCCTCAGATTCCCGCATATAGCGAATACATCCAACCACGAGATGAAAAGCGCACATGGGTGGATTCTCACACTGGTCAGTACAATTTGTATGTAGTACCCACATCGACCATGGTGAGTACCAGCAGTTCAGCCTCAGTAAGATGCACTGGAGAACCAATCGCACATAGCTATGTTCAACCATCATACATTTACACTCCATCGTTAGGACAGTTAGGGCACTCTCAGGTACCTAGGAATGAACCACTGTTATACACCGGTTCCGATAACTATTTCATAAGTAGAAACCAGCCTGTAGGTTTCCCGAATCCTCTGGTGCCCCAGAATGCTCTTCAAGCAGTCTCTCATACACCTTCGACAATATGGGGGGATCCTCGACCTCCACTTCGTGCTCCTGTAGTGAGTGTGTCAAGTTACCAAACACCCATACCGGCTGTAGCAAATACACAGTGGCCGTACGAGCTGTCTCATTCTCAGTCGTTATACGGTCCAAATACCCAGCAGTTGGCAGCACGCCACGTTGTTCCCAAAGAACTTCCATGTTTTGCTGGGGATCCAATCGAATGGCCGATGTTCTGGAGCAGCTATGAAACATCCACGCAGATGTGTGGGTATAATGATTCGGAGAACTTGATGCGACTGCAACGTTGCTTGAAGGGGGACGCAAGGAAATCAGTGAGTAGTTTTCTCCTTCATCCTTCGAACGTCCCAGAGATCATCAATACGCTTCGAGTTCTATATGGACGGCCAGAAGCAATTATAAATTCCCTTTTAGCAGAAGTGCGCGCAACACCGACCCCACGACCAGATAAACTGGGAACCATTATCAGTTTCGGTCTGGCTGTTAGAAATTTCTGCGCTCATCTAGTTTCGACGGGACAGCAGTTGCATTTGGCTAACCCAATCTTGATTGAGGAACTGGTCGAGAAGCTTCCAGCAAACATCAAGCTTGATTGGGCGATGTATAAACAACGAGTGCCGAACGTAGATTTGAAGACCTTCGCAGATTATATGAATGTGATCGTAACGGCTGCCAGTAGCGTTACTCCAGTTTCCGCTAAACTCGAAAAACCAAAAGGGAAAGCGGAGATACATACAATGAACATTCAGAACGATGAGGCAACAGAGAAGCCAGAATCATACATCCAAACAAGAACTGCACGTCCTTGTGTGGTTTGTCATACAGGGGGACACAAACCGAAGGATTGCACAATTTTCAAGTCGAAAACGTTAGAAGACAGATGGAAGGTGGCTCAAGGCTTGAGTCTCTGTAGACGCTGTTTATATCCGCATGGGAAATGGCCGTGTAAAGCATTGGGTTGCGGGGTTAACGGTTGTCAGCAACGGCATCACCGATTGCTTCATCCAGGCGAACCACGAGAACCGAAAACAGAAATTTCGGTTCCAACTTCTGGCGTAATC
Above is a window of Toxorhynchites rutilus septentrionalis strain SRP unplaced genomic scaffold, ASM2978413v1 HiC_scaffold_26, whole genome shotgun sequence DNA encoding:
- the LOC129781901 gene encoding nuclear pore glycoprotein p62-like, translated to MEQELEFVTAQHTDLEECIIPLEEELSKIVQVDIERGQTYSMAETLDSQLKQMSEDLKEVIEHLNESNKYSDPSDPLVQIGKILNAHMNSLQWIESSTSSITSRLEEIGKMHDTLRKDNERSFRLNYDN